A region from the Acipenser ruthenus chromosome 13, fAciRut3.2 maternal haplotype, whole genome shotgun sequence genome encodes:
- the LOC117418051 gene encoding serine/threonine-protein phosphatase CPPED1-like, with translation MAADQEIFLKAKNRTFSGYTEEEQCEWKEPFYFIQAADPQLGLMKAWSVGDCENGGDEWGQEVTLTQQAVQAVNKLTPRPKFMVLCGDLIHAMPGMQWRDEQERDLKDALRGVDPAIPLVFVSGNHDIGNTPTPETIAQYRRSWGDDYFSFWVGGVLFLVLNSQLFFDGSACPDQRAAHEAWLSEQLDSTKHRACRHTVVFQHIPIFLRSPEEDNDYFNLEKTFRLQLLERFHKAGVKAVFSGHYHRNAGGMHNGVDMVVTSAIGCQLGTDPHGLRLVVVTKEKVVHRYYSLDELSKTGMEKELRDLLG, from the exons AGGAGCAATGCGAGTGGAAGGAACCCTTCTATTTCATCCAGGCTGCAGACCCCCAGCTGGGCTTAATGAAGGCCTGGTCCGTCGGAGACTGCGAAAACGGGGGTGACGAGTGGGGACAGGAGGTCACGCTCACCCAGCAGGCCGTGCAAGCTGTCAACAAGCTGACCCCCAGACCCAAGTTCATGGTGCTTTGTGGGGACCTCATCCACGCCATGCCAG GCATGCAGTGGAGGGATGAGCAGGAGAGAGACCTGAAGGATGCCCTAAGGGGAGTGGACCCTGCAATCCCCCTGGTGTTTGTCAGCGGGAACCACGACATCGGCAACACGCCCACGCCAGAGACCATCGCACAGTACCGCCGCAGCTGGGGAGACGACTACTTTAGTTTCTGGGTGGGGGGCGTTCTCTTCCTGGTCCTGAACTCCCAGCTGTTCTTCGATGGCTCAGCCTGCCCTGATCAGAGGGCAGCCCACGAAGCCTGGCTCTCTGAGCAGCTGGACTCTACCAAGCACCGGGCCTGTCGGCACACCGTGGTGTTCCAGCACATCCCCATCTTCTTGCGCTCCCCAGAGGAGGACAACGACTACTTCAATCTGGAGAAGACCTTTCGCCTGCAGCTCCTCGAGCGATTCCACAAAGCAG GAGTGAAAGCTGTGTTCTCTGGACACTACCATCGCAACGCTGGAGGGATGCACAACGGAGTTGACATGGTGGTAACTTCTGCGATAGGCTGCCAGCTGGGTACCGACCCCCACGGGCTGAGGTTGGTGGTAGTGACCAAGGAGAAGGTGGTCCATCGCTACTACAGCCTGGATGAGCTGAGCAAGACAGGCATGGAGAAAGAGCTCAGAGACCTACTGGGATAG